One segment of Stappia sp. 28M-7 DNA contains the following:
- a CDS encoding serine protease: protein MKIFRDYPRRLLPPVIVMSVLVLLLGAGRAAGQEQFRQELQNTRQFQEQLRELRELRGLEGLRNPGALPGLNGSSAQPWLQNGWQPPAVAGQHGQLLPQTESLRQQSETLLQRLDPQLARRLSNFPSAEPGLDRLSQFRVRLEEHLQLQDEPERALRLTAADFAREGFSLRREGLLPSASALLDNREIANLLAASGPRQVTVGEYHEFLRQVLQAEPGTPVLEQLGPDGFPFADARYFSIIGTVDIHKMIIGDDGIAGVAMEGSARMAAAATFGEITACDVGATTSYRIACPGPSHAERLQRMAGAVALVTEAGFVRRSGGDMLLDLLPAEHCKFQSRSHCSGFLDVDRRHVWTAAHCLANLHLIDTPGTGRSELPDIGETIACPPGAGFRAVFGLAARIGEEQPLAPGSVYGCRAVTRTSHDTVRVQLDTDTDVPQQLAASGMPVYSAQSAAGGDIPPGTRLAGFGFPHTARLAMLANGAVHPSSSCTATISSNSSKDRENPLPIDSQKPEADYLCISTDTLSGASGGPVLAALPDGEVAVVGIVSRAYRVELAEECKSTSEESDRLNLASRIFPLPR, encoded by the coding sequence ATGAAGATCTTCAGGGACTACCCTCGTCGTCTGCTTCCGCCCGTCATCGTCATGAGCGTGCTTGTCCTGCTGCTCGGTGCCGGACGTGCTGCGGGCCAGGAGCAATTCCGCCAGGAGCTGCAGAACACCCGGCAGTTCCAGGAGCAACTCCGGGAGCTGCGCGAGCTGCGGGGCCTGGAAGGGTTGCGAAACCCCGGAGCCCTGCCCGGCCTCAATGGGAGCAGCGCGCAGCCCTGGCTGCAGAACGGCTGGCAGCCGCCTGCCGTCGCCGGGCAGCACGGCCAGCTGCTGCCGCAAACGGAGAGCTTGCGCCAGCAGAGCGAGACCTTGCTGCAGCGGCTCGATCCGCAGCTGGCCCGCCGGCTGAGCAATTTCCCTTCCGCGGAACCGGGCCTCGACCGGCTGTCGCAATTCCGCGTCCGGCTCGAGGAACACCTGCAGCTGCAAGACGAGCCAGAGCGGGCGTTGCGGCTGACCGCGGCCGACTTTGCCCGGGAGGGCTTTTCGTTGCGGCGCGAGGGGCTGTTGCCTTCGGCCTCTGCGCTGCTCGACAATCGCGAGATCGCCAACCTGCTTGCCGCGTCCGGCCCGCGTCAGGTCACCGTTGGCGAGTATCACGAGTTCCTGCGCCAGGTGCTCCAGGCAGAGCCCGGAACACCGGTCCTGGAGCAGCTCGGTCCCGACGGGTTTCCCTTCGCGGACGCAAGGTATTTCTCGATCATCGGCACAGTCGACATCCACAAGATGATCATCGGCGACGACGGCATTGCCGGTGTCGCCATGGAAGGTTCCGCCCGAATGGCTGCCGCCGCGACGTTCGGCGAGATAACCGCCTGCGACGTCGGTGCAACGACGAGCTATCGTATCGCCTGTCCGGGCCCGAGCCACGCGGAACGCCTGCAGCGGATGGCCGGCGCGGTCGCCCTCGTCACCGAGGCCGGTTTCGTGCGCCGCTCAGGCGGCGACATGCTGCTCGACCTGCTGCCTGCCGAACACTGCAAGTTCCAGTCGCGCAGCCATTGCTCGGGCTTTCTCGATGTCGACCGCAGGCACGTTTGGACCGCAGCGCATTGCCTCGCCAATCTTCATCTGATCGACACCCCGGGAACCGGCCGCAGCGAGCTGCCGGACATCGGCGAAACCATCGCCTGTCCGCCCGGAGCAGGCTTTCGGGCCGTGTTCGGCCTTGCCGCGCGAATCGGCGAGGAGCAGCCGCTTGCGCCCGGCAGCGTCTATGGCTGCCGGGCGGTGACGCGCACGAGCCACGATACGGTCAGGGTCCAGCTCGATACGGACACGGACGTCCCGCAGCAGCTCGCAGCCTCCGGCATGCCCGTCTATTCCGCGCAAAGTGCAGCCGGCGGCGATATTCCGCCGGGCACGCGGCTGGCCGGCTTCGGCTTCCCCCACACCGCCCGTCTCGCCATGCTGGCCAACGGCGCGGTGCACCCGTCGTCCTCCTGCACGGCGACGATCTCGTCCAACAGTTCCAAGGATCGCGAGAACCCGCTGCCGATCGACAGCCAGAAACCCGAGGCCGACTACCTGTGCATCTCCACCGACACGCTCTCAGGGGCCTCCGGTGGGCCGGTGCTGGCCGCCCTGCCGGACGGCGAGGTCGCGGTGGTGGGGATCGTGTCACGGGCCTACCGGGTGGAACTGGCGGAAGAGTGCAAGAGCACGAGCGAGGAGAGCGACCGGCTCAACCTCGCCTCCCGGATTTTCCCTCTGCCGCGCTAG
- a CDS encoding S1 family peptidase: MDAERTSACGLKRVVAALLLATLFPAASATANGTGDTEKAPSTEPPLVLALDAFLERERSRPEADLPSAAFAPPLPDPTDFTPLPPAPGMTIIGGLPAQPGSLRDMVRLTMVLKHGASPAREATECSGVLVHPQLVLTAAHCLIPKDLNFYLSEVTVWYGHHRRDQQRALSLPHPASSMLIAGRYRRLQPELGFDLAALHLPEPLSGSEVMPARLADDEMLEKDRLHFFTAGWGKTVETDNDRLTSPQWLLYARLMLLDAGEQPVPPHQRDTWLELLSGPLVSGGSGPDEPMSRACVGDSGGGFYAAPVQDIGPAIAAAAGPRLIGLTSFGRNADFSPGTGAAGDDPSFCLHPRTLSHFTNLLAYHAEIAGMASAFGIDPSEIGLAGGTEQ, from the coding sequence ATGGACGCGGAAAGGACATCGGCATGCGGGCTGAAACGCGTTGTTGCGGCCCTGCTTCTGGCGACCTTGTTTCCGGCTGCAAGCGCGACGGCCAACGGGACGGGCGATACCGAAAAGGCCCCCTCGACCGAACCACCGCTCGTCCTCGCGCTGGATGCCTTCCTGGAGCGCGAGCGGTCCCGGCCGGAGGCGGACCTGCCCAGCGCGGCCTTCGCCCCGCCCTTGCCCGATCCGACGGATTTCACGCCCCTGCCGCCGGCTCCGGGCATGACGATCATCGGCGGACTGCCCGCACAGCCGGGCAGCCTGCGGGACATGGTCCGCCTGACGATGGTGCTGAAACATGGAGCCAGTCCCGCTAGGGAAGCGACAGAGTGCAGCGGCGTGCTGGTGCACCCGCAACTGGTGCTGACCGCCGCCCATTGCCTGATCCCGAAAGACCTCAACTTCTATCTCAGCGAAGTCACCGTCTGGTACGGACACCACCGCCGGGACCAGCAGCGCGCGCTTTCGCTCCCTCACCCGGCATCCTCAATGCTGATCGCCGGGCGCTACAGGCGACTTCAGCCGGAGCTGGGTTTCGATCTTGCGGCGCTCCACCTGCCGGAACCGCTTTCCGGCTCCGAAGTCATGCCGGCGCGTCTCGCCGATGACGAGATGCTGGAGAAGGACAGGCTGCATTTCTTCACCGCCGGCTGGGGCAAGACAGTGGAGACGGACAACGACCGGCTGACGAGCCCGCAGTGGCTTCTCTATGCCCGGCTGATGCTGCTGGATGCCGGCGAGCAGCCGGTCCCGCCCCATCAGCGGGACACGTGGCTGGAGCTGCTGTCCGGACCGCTTGTCAGCGGCGGCAGCGGGCCGGACGAGCCGATGTCTCGCGCCTGTGTCGGCGACAGCGGAGGCGGCTTTTATGCGGCACCGGTCCAGGATATCGGCCCCGCCATCGCCGCCGCCGCCGGACCGCGCCTGATCGGCCTGACCAGCTTCGGACGAAACGCGGATTTTTCGCCCGGAACAGGCGCGGCAGGCGATGACCCGAGCTTCTGCCTGCACCCACGCACGCTCAGCCACTTCACCAACCTCCTGGCCTACCATGCCGAGATCGCAGGAATGGCATCCGCTTTCGGCATCGATCCCAGCGAGATCGGGCTTGCTGGCGGGACGGAGCAATGA
- a CDS encoding AMP-binding protein yields MTYSVLRRIEELAFGQGDRVAMEEGARQLTYAGLYEAIRRAGRQGLSRSARGLVGINGRPSIESGVGILAAMASGDVAVPVDGRLPLARQQALLDWCDTLSDHQEIAGIVAELDGKAPQPDARGCIAPRAPRQAAYIAFTSGTTGEPKAIEGTMEGIDHFMAWQSGLVGSFCEVPRVSWLTPLSFDVMYRDLLLPLVTGGTLVIPDAEAGFNIASGWQWLTSERIDIAHVVPSIVSAWLTSGDLPKLDVKALFFAGEPLKVPLVAALRGRYGGRIYNLYGPSEGTMAKFCRLIDEDCPTNGTLYPVGRPIADDVTFELADNGEIVLASPHLTNGYRQRDGGADPFPQVRPGWYAYRTGDRGEVIGGDLFLLGRLDNQMKVNGIRIEAGEVERLAEGCEGVERAVAVKLSPPEVPGETLALFWQGAPDREPALRERLSDALHPAVMPSLYTHLASFPVTLNGKVDRKALVADAAAFLAAGQGDLSGDIHGDPAERHVQQVISRVLRRPCGLDTDFIGLGGNSLMFGLIALQLETAFGIAIPQSRFYEAGTPRAIAAWLLANGGELREGAADGNEVQAPASFDVADGDYRPLTSRQQTIYDIFCKDIFGAAINMTLQMPFRAAEAERLKRVLLRLIELNDCFHLRFRRNGDTLLQTMVSNGFGPADFEEVTADDAEFDPLSTAFGERTFDLDGARPFRILLLTSPSGAGRLVLSMHHLISDGMSREYIRRDIEDALAGAPVPVRSPFRAAIAAETGESRARATAFWHAHIDGAPPMPRFVSGLDRRNLSARMLTLPLGVDHGALLARARALNASVFPYLMAHFYRAMAAHSGVSDLIIRVTTHGRYRPELLDTLGLLFSAVPLRINGAGQSTSAIVAKLSRMLEAAPGHQDVCFRDLARLVGEPDDEHVHPVTGVSFALDGYDVSEAMPAGLSLDARSQVIRASLPHEALVFARTYSDGCVLRFLYRSKAFSDSDIQSIAAHMRETISRELAEAESENLAEIEMGRRAAQCS; encoded by the coding sequence ATGACATATTCGGTGTTGCGGCGGATCGAGGAGCTTGCCTTCGGTCAAGGTGACCGCGTCGCGATGGAAGAGGGCGCCCGCCAGCTGACCTATGCCGGCCTGTACGAGGCGATCCGCAGGGCCGGCCGCCAGGGCCTGTCCCGCTCGGCCCGCGGGCTTGTCGGGATCAATGGGCGTCCCTCGATCGAGTCCGGCGTCGGCATTCTCGCCGCCATGGCATCGGGCGATGTTGCCGTTCCGGTCGACGGGCGCTTGCCGCTCGCCCGCCAGCAGGCCCTTCTCGACTGGTGCGACACCTTGAGCGACCATCAGGAGATCGCCGGCATCGTCGCCGAGCTGGACGGCAAGGCGCCGCAGCCGGATGCGCGCGGCTGCATCGCGCCGCGCGCCCCGCGTCAGGCCGCCTACATCGCCTTCACCTCCGGCACCACCGGCGAGCCCAAGGCCATCGAGGGCACGATGGAGGGCATCGACCATTTCATGGCCTGGCAGTCGGGTCTTGTCGGCAGCTTCTGCGAGGTGCCGCGCGTCTCCTGGCTGACGCCGCTGTCCTTCGACGTGATGTATCGCGACCTGCTGTTGCCGCTGGTGACGGGGGGCACGCTGGTCATTCCGGATGCGGAAGCCGGGTTCAACATCGCCTCCGGCTGGCAATGGCTGACGAGCGAGCGGATCGACATCGCCCATGTGGTGCCGTCAATCGTGTCCGCGTGGCTTACCTCCGGCGATCTGCCCAAGCTCGACGTCAAGGCGCTGTTCTTCGCCGGCGAGCCGCTGAAAGTGCCGTTGGTTGCCGCGCTGCGCGGCCGCTATGGCGGACGCATCTACAATCTCTACGGCCCGTCCGAGGGCACGATGGCGAAGTTCTGCCGCCTGATCGACGAAGACTGTCCGACGAACGGGACGCTCTATCCCGTGGGCCGCCCCATCGCCGACGACGTGACATTCGAACTCGCCGACAATGGCGAGATCGTGCTCGCCTCGCCGCATCTGACCAACGGCTATCGCCAGCGCGACGGCGGCGCCGATCCGTTTCCGCAGGTCCGGCCCGGCTGGTACGCCTATCGTACGGGCGACAGGGGCGAGGTCATCGGCGGTGATCTCTTCCTGCTCGGCCGTCTCGACAACCAGATGAAGGTCAACGGCATTCGCATCGAGGCCGGCGAGGTCGAGCGCCTTGCCGAAGGATGCGAGGGCGTCGAGCGGGCGGTCGCGGTCAAGCTGTCGCCTCCCGAGGTGCCTGGCGAGACGCTTGCCCTGTTCTGGCAGGGCGCCCCGGACCGGGAACCGGCCCTGCGCGAGCGCCTTTCGGACGCTTTGCATCCGGCGGTGATGCCCTCGCTCTACACGCATCTTGCCAGCTTCCCCGTCACCTTGAACGGCAAGGTCGACCGCAAGGCGCTCGTCGCGGACGCAGCCGCCTTCCTCGCGGCCGGACAAGGAGACCTCTCCGGCGACATCCATGGCGACCCAGCCGAGCGCCACGTCCAGCAGGTGATCTCGCGGGTGCTGCGCCGCCCCTGCGGCCTCGATACGGATTTCATCGGCCTTGGCGGCAATTCGCTGATGTTCGGCCTGATCGCCTTGCAGCTGGAGACGGCCTTCGGCATCGCCATTCCCCAGTCGCGCTTCTACGAGGCGGGCACGCCGCGCGCCATCGCTGCCTGGCTCCTCGCCAATGGCGGGGAGCTGCGTGAGGGGGCGGCAGACGGGAACGAGGTCCAAGCCCCCGCATCCTTCGACGTGGCGGACGGGGACTACCGGCCGCTCACCAGCCGTCAGCAGACGATCTACGACATCTTCTGCAAGGACATCTTCGGCGCCGCTATCAACATGACCCTTCAGATGCCGTTCCGCGCTGCCGAGGCCGAGCGGCTGAAGCGCGTCTTGCTGCGCCTGATCGAACTCAACGACTGCTTCCACCTGCGCTTCCGCCGGAATGGCGACACGCTGCTGCAGACCATGGTCTCGAACGGTTTCGGCCCGGCCGATTTCGAGGAGGTCACGGCCGACGATGCAGAGTTCGATCCTCTGTCCACCGCCTTCGGCGAGCGGACCTTCGACCTCGACGGGGCGCGGCCCTTCCGGATCCTGCTGCTGACCAGCCCCTCGGGCGCGGGACGTCTCGTCCTGTCCATGCATCACCTCATCAGCGACGGCATGTCGCGCGAATACATCCGCCGCGACATCGAGGATGCGCTGGCCGGGGCGCCGGTGCCGGTGCGCAGCCCCTTCCGCGCGGCCATCGCCGCCGAGACCGGCGAGAGCAGGGCCCGCGCCACCGCCTTCTGGCATGCGCATATCGATGGTGCACCGCCGATGCCGCGCTTCGTCTCCGGCCTCGACCGTAGGAATCTCTCGGCGCGTATGCTGACCTTGCCGCTCGGCGTCGATCACGGCGCGCTGCTTGCCCGCGCTCGTGCGCTCAACGCCAGTGTCTTTCCCTATCTGATGGCGCATTTCTACCGGGCGATGGCCGCCCATTCCGGGGTCTCGGACCTGATCATCCGGGTCACCACCCATGGGCGCTATCGCCCCGAACTGCTCGACACGCTGGGCCTGCTGTTCAGCGCCGTCCCGCTGCGGATCAACGGGGCGGGGCAGAGCACATCGGCCATCGTCGCCAAGCTGTCGCGCATGCTGGAGGCCGCGCCCGGGCATCAGGACGTGTGCTTCCGCGATCTTGCCCGTCTGGTCGGCGAGCCGGACGACGAGCATGTCCACCCGGTCACGGGGGTCAGCTTCGCGCTCGATGGCTACGACGTCAGCGAGGCGATGCCCGCCGGTCTTTCCCTCGATGCGCGTTCGCAGGTCATCCGCGCCTCGTTGCCGCATGAGGCGCTGGTCTTCGCGCGGACCTACAGCGATGGCTGCGTGCTGCGGTTTCTCTACCGCTCCAAGGCGTTTTCCGACAGCGACATCCAGTCGATTGCCGCGCATATGCGCGAAACGATCTCGCGGGAACTGGCGGAGGCCGAAAGCGAGAACCTGGCGGAAATCGAGATGGGCCGCCGCGCGGCGCAGTGCTCCTAG